The Methanosarcina barkeri MS DNA window GGATGACATCTCCGTTTTCCATAGAAGCAATTCTGGTCTTTGCGTAAGTTCCGAAGATATCATCTACATAAAGAACCTGCTTTCCCAGATATTTGGACATCAAATTAGCATGAGGCTTCATTGTAGTAAAGTCTTTTTTTCCGGGCCTGCTCTGGTGTGCAAGCAAAACAACTTTTGCATCCTCAAGATCCTTCAAGGTGGCAATATGGCTTCGGATCCGCATATCATCCAGAATATTACCCTGTGGATCCATAGGGGAGTTTAGGTCAACCCTTACAAGAATTGTCTTTCCGCGTGTGTCAAAATCATCGATTGTAAGAAAGTCTCTAGAAGTCATACCTCAGCGCACCTTTGTGAATGAGATTTTTATATATATTAGAAAATAAAATTTAACAGCAAATTTTAGAGAATTTTTTTATTATTGAATAATGGTTATGTTTGTCATGGAATTTTTTCCATAAATAAGTTTGTTTGTGTGCAGGTCTCATGAAATGGATTACAAATTTTATATAAAAGCCAGAATTAAAAACTGGCCACAATTTAATAATATATTGGATTACAGAAAAAAATATTAAAGGAGGTAGAAGGCGACGACATATGAAAAGGATAACCGTAGAGATTTTGAAGAAAGAATAAGAATGATGGTGGAAGCCGGATACGAAACTGTTGCAAAGGAGATAATTAAATGCACCCGATGCCCCCTCCATAAAAGTGCAATCAAAAGAGTCATAGGAAAAGGGTCATGTAATCCGAAAGTTTTCTTCATAGGAGAAGCCCCCGGAAAAAGCGAAAATGAAACCGGGATTCCTTTCTATGGCAGGGCAGGAAAAAAACTGGATAAAATGATCGAGTACATGGGGCTTTCCGAAGAAGACTGGATGGTAACAAATACTGTCAAATGCCATCCACCCGAAAACCGAAGACCCAGTACAAACGAGATAGAGTGCTGTAAGCCCTTCCTGCTTTCTCAGATAATCCTACTT harbors:
- a CDS encoding uracil-DNA glycosylase codes for the protein MMVEAGYETVAKEIIKCTRCPLHKSAIKRVIGKGSCNPKVFFIGEAPGKSENETGIPFYGRAGKKLDKMIEYMGLSEEDWMVTNTVKCHPPENRRPSTNEIECCKPFLLSQIILLNPKIIILLGNTAEKSFCPGKKLEWGVPVEHEGRTILKLYHPAALIYTSSKKEVQRAFIDKNRELWS